One Setaria italica strain Yugu1 chromosome II, Setaria_italica_v2.0, whole genome shotgun sequence DNA segment encodes these proteins:
- the LOC101759668 gene encoding xyloglucan endotransglucosylase/hydrolase protein 31: MAAAPPSCGSSSMSRRAAAVVPALLLVLVVAISATSGADAQPSPGYYPSSRFRPIPFNRGYSNKWGPQHQTLSGDHSALTIWLDRTCGSGFKSKHAYRNGYFSTRIKLPAGYTAGTNTAFYLSNNEAHPGFHDEIDMEFLGTIPGEPYTLQTNVYVRGSGDGRIVGREMRFHLWFDPTAGYHTYAILWNPDAITFFVDDVPVRRYERRAELTFPDRPMWVYGSIWDASDWATDDGRHRADYRYQPFVAHLDRFVIAGCSAAAPPACRPVPASPRGAGLTQQQYAAMRWAQQGHMVYYYCNDFRRDHSLTPEC; this comes from the exons ATGGCCGCAGCTCCTCCTAGCTGCGGCAGCAGTAGCATGTCAcggcgcgccgcggccgtcgtGCCGGcattgctgctggtgctggtggtggcgaTCTCGGCCACCTCCGGCGCCGACGCGCAGCCTTCGCCGGGGTACTACCCGAGCTCGAGGTTCAGGCCCATCCCGTTCAACCGCGGGTACTCCAACAAGTGGGGGCCGCAGCACCAGACGCTCTCCGGCGACCACTCCGCCCTCACCATCTGGCTCGACAGGACCTGCG GGAGTGGCTTCAAGTCGAAGCACGCCTACAGGAACGGTTACTTCTCCACCCGCATCAAGCTCCCCGCCGGCTACACCGCCGGCACCAACACCGCCTTCTAC CTGTCGAACAACGAGGCGCACCCGGGTTTCCACGACGAGATCGACATGGAGTTCCTGGGCACCATCCCGGGCGAGCCCTACACGCTGCAGACCAACGTGTACGtccgcggcagcggcgacggccgcATCGTGGGCCGCGAGATGCGGTTCCACCTCTGGTTCGACCCCACGGCGGGGTACCACACCTACGCCATCCTCTGGAACCCCGACGCCATCACCTTCTTCGTCGACGACGTGCCCGTCCGCCGCTACGAGCGCCGCGCCGAGCTCACGTTCCCCGACCGCCCCATGTGGGTGTACGGCTCCATCTGGGACGCCTCTGACTGGGCCACCGACGACGGCCGCCACCGCGCCGACTACCGCTACCAGCCGTTCGTCGCCCACCTCGACCGGTTCGTCATCGCCgggtgctccgccgccgcgccgccggcttgCCGCCCCGTGCCAGCGTCGCCCCGGGGCGCCGGCCTCACGCAGCAGCAGTACGCCGCCATGCGCTGGGCGCAGCAGGGCCACATGGTGTACTACTACTGCAACGACTTCCGCAGGGACCACTCGCTCACGCCCGAGTGCTAG
- the LOC101765501 gene encoding putative F-box/FBD/LRR-repeat protein At4g03220 — protein sequence MPPQASRRRPEGGDGYAADGVDRLSDLPEELRLEILGRLGSAREAACTSVLSHRWRGLWTRLPDLAFRGVGIGSVEAALAQLAGSPALDLLNVCVEEHVNPERISSLLRAAAPLAPKNLTIASEYGPRGEGAVDLPCLDRTASLTISLVEMSLVPPQAGEFAALTSLSIVWSSIDVAALLPLCPWLRVLHLQKCFELGAHAVLHLPLLEELLLREDFLESIDIDAPVLKKVEVEVFVDEELSVSFSAPMVELFDWVLVYHQFDVAFGRLWRMNSVRELRIQGYLPCVEIQLQADPDLSDQDWFWDFAKAIAQLRYTNA from the exons ATGCCACCGCAAGCAAGTCGCCGGCGACCAGAGGGCGGCGACGGATACGCCGCCGATGGGGTGGACCGGCTCAGTGACCTCCCCGAGGAGCTGCGCCTCGAGATACTCGGCCGTCTCGGCAGCGCCCGCGAAGCTGCCTGCACCAGCGTCCTCTCCCACCGGTGGCGCGGCCTCTGGACCCGGCTACCGGACCTGGCCTTCCGCGGCGTCGGCATCGGCTCGGTCGAGGCCGCGCTCGCGCAGCTCGCCGGCAGCCCCGCGCTGGACCTCCTCAACGTTTGTGTGGAAGAGCACGTGAACCCCGAACGCATCTCCTCGttgctccgcgccgccgcgcctctgGCGCCCAAGAATCTCACCATCGCCAGTGAATACGGACCACGGGGGGAGGGCGCTGTCGACCTGCCCTGCCTGGACCGCACTGCCTCCCTCACGATTAGCTTGGTGGAGATGTCCTTGGTGCCGCCCCAAGCCGGCGAGTTTGCCGCGCTCACGAGCCTCTCCATCGTCTGGTCCAGCATCGACGTCGCGGCGCTGCTCCCCCTCTGCCCGTGGCTGCGCGTTCTGCACTTGCAAAAGTGCTTTGAGCTAGGGGCTCACGCGGTTCTTCACTTGCCGTTGCTGGAGGAGCTCCTTCTGAGAGAAGACTTCTTGGAGTCTATTGACATCGATGCGCCGGTGCTTAagaaggtggaggtggaggtatTCGTGGACGAAGAGCTCAGCGTGTCGTTCTCTGCGCCAATGGTAGAGCTATTTGACTGGGTCCTCGTATACCACCAGTTTGATGTTGCTTTTGGTCGGCTATGGCGAATGAATAGTGTGCGTGAGCTCCGCATACAGGGGTACCTACCGTGCGTCGAGATCCAGTTGCAAGCAGAT CCAGATCTGTCCGATCAAGACTGGTTCTGGGACTTTGCGAAAGCCATAGCACAGCTTCG TTATACAAATGCTTAG